The region ATTGAAACTCGACAAGGGAAGAAGAGCTGATGCGGCGGTTAGAGCTGTTGCCCTCCACGCGAGGGCATGAATTGAAACCCACCACCAAACTCAAGCCAACGGGTCGCATCTATGCGTTGCCCTCCACGCGAGGGCATGAATTGAAACAATCATATCATAGAGTTGAAAGGTGTTGTTAATGCCTGGTTGCCCTCCACGCGAGGGCATGAATTGAAACGCGAAGTGGAGGGCACACGAAATCCGAAAATCAGGGGTTGCCCTCCACGCGAGGGCATGAATTGAAACTGACAAGCAGAAAATAAAAAAGAACCACTATAAAAGAGTTGCCCTCCACGCGAGGGCATGAATTGAAACGTTAGCTCGCTCGCTCTCAATCCCGTTTGCACTAAGTTGCCCTCCACGCGAGGGCATGAATTGAAACTTCTGCTGTTGTAGTATGATAGTAGTAGGGTTAGTGGTTGCCCTCCACGCGAGGGCATGAATTGAAACTGGAGCATGCTGTCAGTATGCAAGACGTGGTGATGAAGTTGCCCTCCACGCGAGGGCATGAATTGAAACGTGGAGCTTTATCAACGCAAAAACCCGTTTGCCTTGTTGCCCTCCACGCGAGGGCATGAATTGAAACTAAACCATGAGCCTATACCGTTTCATAAGCTTCTCTGTTGCCCTCCACGCGAGGGCATGAATTGAAACACTCTCTTTAACCAACCGCTCACCGACGCGGAGCGTTGCCCTCCACGCGAGGGCATGAATTGAAACTTTTGTCTATGTAACCTTGACAAAAATAAATAAGCAAGTTGCCCTCCACGCGAGGGCATGAATTGAAACATAAGCTCAATTGCAATAGAAAAAAAAGCAACGCTAGGTTGCCCTCCACGCGAGGGCATGAATTGAAACAAGGAAAACTCACGATAGATGACCGCATCAGGCAACGTTGCCCTCCACGCGAGGGCATGAATTGAAACAATATGCACGATATCATCAACGTAGCCATCACGCTAGGTTGCCCTCCACGCGAGGGCATGAATTGAAACCTTCCCTCCTTGAGTGGGGGCGGTTATCGCCCCCTATAGTTGCCCTCCACGCGAGGGCATGAATTGAAACAACCTCCTTCCCACAATCTCTTGATGTATCCAATAGCGGTTGCCCTCCACGCGAGGGCATGAATTGAAACCGATCATCATACCGCTTGCGTACCCCGCTGTATCCAGTTGCCCTCCACGCGAGGGCATGAATTGAAACGATGTACTCAAAGTATCTTGAGCCCGTTCGCATGTCGTTGCCCTCCACGCGAGGGCATGAATTGAAACTATGGCATAGAGTTAGATGGATTTTTGGGCTGGTGGGGTTGCCCTCCACGCGAGGGCATGAATTGAAACCGCGCGGTATCGTCTCATGGCCGAGGCTGGTGAAGTTGCCCTCCACGCGAGGGCATGAATTGAAACCTTTTAGTTCTTTTTCTGTGAGTTTTTTGTAGTCTGTTGCCCTCCACGCGAGGGCATGAATTGAAACATAGAGGAAAAAATCAAGCCCATCAACCCCGAATTGTTGCCCTCCACGCGAGGGCATGAATTGAAACTCGTTCTATTATCATATCTCCTTTAGCCATCCTTCTCGTTGCCCTCCACGCGAGGGCATGAATTGAAACCCACGTATCCGCTTTGTGTAATGTATCCCACTAGCTCTAGGTTGCCCTCCACGCGAGGGCATGAATTGAAACTTAAGGCGGTAATTAATACCATTAAGAAGATATTTAGTTGCCCTCCACGCGAGGGCATGAATTGAAACTGAATACGCCACGGCAGGCGGTCGATATTGTGGGTGGTTGCCCTCCACGCGAGGGCATGAATTGAAACGTGCCAAATCGGCTACTCTGGAAGGGCGATAAGTGGGTTGCCCTCCACGCGAGGGCATGAATTGAAACCAAATACGCGGATAATAAAGACCACGTGCAAAGGATGTTGCCCTCCACGCGAGGGCATGAATTGAAACCATAGCTTGATATAGTACCTAGGCACTCGCTGGATGTTGCCCTCCACGCGAGGGCATGAATTGAAACAGCACATTTGCGATTCTTCCTGCTGCTTTGCCTGCGGTTGCCCTCCACGCGAGGGCATGAATTGAAACTTATAAAGACATCCTAGTGAGTTGCGGCAAGTAACATGTTGCCCTCCACGCGAGGGCATGAATTGAAACTGATACGACTGATAACAGTAGTCAAGCTATCCTCCTGTTGCCCTCCACGCGAGGGCATGAATTGAAACTTACTTCACGAATATGCGTGGTCTTACCTATACCTAGTTGCCCTCCACGCGAGGGCATGAATTGAAACGCAGAACGTGCTAAACCAGATACGCGATGTGCTAGGGTTGCCCTCCACGCGAGGGCATGAATTGAAACATGAGCTACGCCGAAAAAGAGCGCTTGAGTGCAAAAAGTTGCCCTCCACGCGAGGGCATGAATTGAAACATGCTTCCGCTATCCCTGCTGGTGGTGGCTTGCGAGGTTGCCCTCCACGCGAGGGCATGAATTGAAACTATGCCAGCGCCGAAACGGTAGGAGGAAAAAAACGGCGTTGCCCTCCACGCGAGGGCATGAATTGAAACATCGCGCTAAATATGGAGCATCGACAGGCGCAAAATTGTTGCCCTCCACGCGAGGGCATGAATTGAAACGGCACTACCGAGACGCGACTCGTAGCCGTACAGGTTGCCCTCCACGCGAGGGCATGAATTGAAACGTTAGTCGTACCAAGCCAGCCAGCACTAATATGGACGGTTGCCCTCCACGCGAGGGCATGAATTGAAACAGCAAGCCATAAACTGATACTGTCAATTGGCGAGCGTTGCCCTCCACGCGAGGGCATGAATTGAAACCCATTTTTAGCCCTCCTCTCTAGCACCGCATCCCTAGTTGCCCTCCACGCGAGGGCATGAATTGAAACTCTTGAATATAGACATTTTCGTCCTCCTTTTACAGGTTGCCCTCCACGCGAGGGCATGAATTGAAACCTTTGCTTCTGCAATATCCTCTGCCGTATCACTCTCTGTTGCCCTCCACGCGAGGGCATGAATTGAAACATCGCCTGTGGTGCAACGTCAAACGGATATGAAAAAGGTTGCCCTCCACGCGAGGGCATGAATTGAAACGTTCGTTCATGACCTCTTGTTCTCTTTCCATCTTGCGTGTTGCCCTCCACGCGAGGGCATGAATTGAAACTTCCATTCAATGCGTGGTGCAAGATTGTCATCGTCAGTTGCCCTCCACGCGAGGGCATGAATTGAAACTTTGAAAATAATCGTCAACGTCAAGAATCTCAATAGGTTGCCCTCCACGCGAGGGCATGAATTGAAACCACTCTAGGAATTCACTATTTAGATTTGGGCGATTGTTGCCCTCCACGCGAGGGCATGAATTGAAACCTTGCCATCGCTACTTACCGCAACTCACTAGGATATGTTGCCCTCCACGCGAGGGCATGAATTGAAACCTCCTTCAGCGTCTACTCCGCTCCTGTCTATCTCAGTTGCCCTCCACGCGAGGGCATGAATTGAAACTCGGGTTCGTCGGGTCTCACAATCTTGATCGCCGTGTTGCCCTCCACGCGAGGGCATGAATTGAAACCAGGCGATTTTTCTGGTGCGTTCGAAAATATAGCAAGTTGCCCTCCACGCGAGGGCATGAATTGAAACATTTAGGGCAAAAAATAACAAAGGATAATTTTCAAATGTTGCCCTCCACGCGAGGGCATGAATTGAAACTGCGAAAATGCAGGATTTCATGCATCGCAAGATCCGTTGCCCTCCACGCGAGGGCATGAATTGAAACTACAGTTGTTTTTGAATCTGACAATCTAGGCTATCGGTTGCCCTCCACGCGAGGGCATGAATTGAAACGCTCTAATTGCAAGATTTGTGCTTCGCTCAAACCTTGATGTTGCCCTCCACGCGAGGGCATGAATTGAAACTGTGCGTGGATGGAGCGGTGATGTTTCACTATCCGATGTTGCCCTCCACGCGAGGGCATGAATTGAAACTCGCCTCGTTTCGAGCCTCCACTAGCCTCATTCACGGTTGCCCTCCACGCGAGGGCATGAATTGAAACTGGCGTCATACTCACGCCGTAGGCGCTCTAGCTCGTGTTGCCCTCCACGCGAGGGCATGAATTGAAACCAGAGGATTTTTATATTCATGATAGCATAGATGGTAGGTTGCCCTCCACGCGAGGGCATGAATTGAAACGGTTGCTAAACGTGATACTGTGGCTAGTATATCTTGGCGTTGCCCTCCACGCGAGGGCATGAATTGAAACTGCAAGGGTTTCGGTACGTGGTATTTTTTACGCGAGGTTGCCCTCCACGCGAGGGCATGAATTGAAACTCGCCTAGGTCTACCCTCACTGTCATATTGCCACCAGTTGCCCTCCACGCGAGGGCATGAATTGAAACTCGGATCACCTTGTGGGTAAAAAAACGGGATCACAGCATGTTGCCCTCCACGCGAGGGCATGAATTGAAACAAAAAGATAACCTGAAAGTAATCATCAACATCAAGGAGTTGCCCTCCACGCGAGGGCATGAATTGAAACACCTTACTCTCGCGCTCGCTATCCCGCAACGCATGTTGCCCTCCACGCGAGGGCATGAATTGAAACCGCCCTCTGGTGGGCGTACTATGTGGGTGGAGTTCGTTGCCCTCCACGCGAGGGCATGAATTGAAACTAGACTATCCATCACGCGCCCGATGCCGCTATATGCAGTTGCCCTCCACGCGAGGGCATGAATTGAAACTTAGTCGCTCCGTGGTCTCGCTGTGGAAGTCGATAGGTTGCCCTCCACGCGAGGGCATGAATTGAAACTATCCACTCAACTTGTATAGGTCTGGGCTTCTCGCCGTTGCCCTCCACGCGAGGGCATGAATTGAAACTACACTTAGGAGGTGTAAAATGAATATAAATTATATGTTGCCCTCCACGCGAGGGCATGAATTGAAACTTACCTCGTCGTACATCTCTAGGCGACCGTTCATGCCTGTTGCCCTCCACGCGAGGGCATGAATTGAAACATCGGGCGTGATATGGAGCGTGTACTGGACACGCTACGTTGCCCTCCACGCGAGGGCATGAATTGAAACAATCAGATGACACTAATTAATCTGATTAAAGAAACGTTGCCCTCCACGCGAGGGCATGAATTGAAACACTATTAAGAGGCAAGGGCGCGGTGCTATCGGGTAGGTTGCCCTCCACGCGAGGGCATGAATTGAAACCCGATAAAGCGTTTGTTAAAACTATTAAAAAGGAAGTTGCCCTCCACGCGAGGGCATGAATTGAAACAGGCTCACTTTATCGCCTGGAAGTGTCGGCATATAGGTTGCCCTCCACGCGAGGGCATGAATTGAAACATATAGTATCTCGGCACTCGCTGGATATGATTTTCGTGTTGCCCTCCACGCGAGGGCATGAATTGAAACCCCTTCTCTACAATCTTGAAGGGCATAAGATGATACCGTTGCCCTCCACGCGAGGGCATGAATTGAAACTGTAGAGTAATGCTGGTTGACTTGGTACTACTAACCAGTTGCCCTCCACGCGAGGGCATGAATTGAAACATATCCAGCTTAATGGCATTTATTAGTCGTGATAATGTTGCCCTCCACGCGAGGGCATGAATTGAAACTCCTTGTGATAGCGGTTTTTTTCATCGGGTAGCACGCGGTTGCCCTCCACGCGAGGGCATGAATTGAAACACCAAACAAATAAGGCGCTAAGGCGCGAGATACGTCGTTGCCCTCCACGCGAGGGCATGAATTGAAACTTCGGATATCACGCAACAAGCCGATATCCATTCTATCGTTGCCCTCCACGCGAGGGCATGAATTGAAACGTTAATAAACCGCTCTATGCGCCCTCTCAATTGAGTTGCCCTCCACGCGAGGGCATGAATTGAAACTCTTCGGTAGTCGTTGAGTTCGATTCCCGTTTCATTGTTGCCCTCCACGCGAGGGCATGAATTGAAACACAAGTACACACCGCTAGCAACACCTTTAACCCACGCGTTGCCCTCCACGCGAGGGCATGAATTGAAACGCAGGGGGCGATGTCATCGACCTCGGGCATGGCATCGAGGTTGCCTTCCACGCGAGGGCATGAATTGAAACTGTAGAGTAATGCTGGTTGACTTGGTACTACTAACCAGTTGCCCTCCACGCGAGGGCATGAATTGAAACCATATTTTGACTCTATCAATAAATCCGCTGGTACTCCCGTTGCCCTCCACGCGAGGGCATGAATTGAAACATGCTCGAGCGGTACCGCCCAAGAGACTAACTTTGTGTTGCCCTCCACGCGAGGGCATGAATTGAAACCCTTGACATATTCATTATCTAAACGCATGATAATTATATGTACGCGATAACTTTTGATTTTGACACCGCTTGCCTAGAAAAGCACTTTAGCAGTGATGATATTACCCGAGATTTAGATATGGATATTATTTTACCGGCACAAATCACGGAAAAAGTGAAGCGTGCCTACATCAAAGCTTACTATCTTGCAAGACGCTACTTAGAACAGAATGGCGTTAAATGGAAGCAAGGGTCGGTCTACTTCTATCAGGATAAGAGCATTCAATATAACTTACTTGTCTTAAAGATTATTCGCAAGATGGCGAAAAAATACCCATGGTTTTTGGATTGCTCGCGTGATGTACGTATGCTCAAAATTGAGGCAGAAAATGATGTACTCGCTTTTCTAAAAGATGATTAGTTGCCATCCATGAATGAATGGCAATTAAGGCTGTGTCGACCTAGCCGAAAAATTGAATTAATAATCCATATTGATACCAAAATCTTCCTTTGATTTATAGATCTTAAACCAACTTGTAAAATCTAAAGTTTCATTGTTCTCATCCAAATAGTAATTATTATCTACGCCATTTACTGTGTGAACATAATAATAATGCTTGTCATCATCATGAAATTTTATAGAAAATTCTTCTTTACTTCCGTCAACCATATCACAATAGTTTTTATACTCACTTCCTAAACTATTGACATAATCTTCAAGCTTATTTGTATCGCCATAGTCATCAAACATTCCTGAATTATACCAGCTGTCTTTGATGTTGTCTTTTTTTAAGAGTTTGGTTAACTTATTTACGTTGACCATGGCTTTACATTTTGGGTAGCCTTCTAGCCAATTCTGAATTGCATCGATATCGAATTTTAACGATTCAATTTCAAAATCAATCGCAAATTTTATGTTTGATTGAATATCATCACTTACATTACACATAATGTATCACCTCTCTTTAGTTATTATAATTATTATAGTTATTTTGTCAATACAGTTCGTAGCTTGGCTTGCTATTTTCTCAAAATTAGTGTATAATGAAATCGTTGTACAACTAAAACTAGAAATGTGATGACAATAAATAGTTTAACAGTAAAACTTGACATTTCTTAGTAAATTTTTTCTTGGTAGTTGCTGAGATCAAGAGGATTTTCTTTACTTACATCGCCCTCTGCGCAAGGGGGCAATTTTCTTTTAATATCGCTTGACAATCGCGCTCTTCCATGCTAGCATCATAGTATGGATATCAACATATATCGTCGCGTGCGTGATAGAAAAGCCTTGCTTGTGGCGCTCAAGGAGACATGGGCTTTGCACGCATACTTTCCTGACGCTAAACGTCCGATGTTAGTCTACGAGCTCTTTTTTGATATGGCGCTCTTAGCCTCTTGTTGGGTGGATGTTGCGGTGGTGGATGGTCAACCCGTAGGCTTGTTGGCAGGAGTGCTCAAGCACCATCAACCCGTCGCCTGCCGATTGTATAATTTCTTGGCAAGTATCGCATTCTACACTAAGTTTGCTTTCATCTTGCTTACCCATCAGCTAGGAAAACCTCGCTTTGTCCTGCATCAACTAAGAGAGGTTTACTCCCTTGAGGCAATGTGTAAGCTTCATAAAGATCCACACGATGCCCAGATCGAACTCTTCTATTTACACCCCAAGGCGCGCGGACACGGAGCGGGGAGGGCGTTGATGAAAAACTTCGTGGCTTATGCAAAAACCCATCGCGCACGCTCTATTGCACTGTGGACAGACATCTCGTGTAGCTACACCTTTTACGACAACTACGGTTTTTCGCGCGATGCCTCGTTTTTTAGTCCGATTTTAGCAGAGCCAGAGAAGGGGCAAGATAACGGCTTTGTTTATACACTTAAGATAGAAGATAAAGAGTAAAAGAGAGGCTCAGCGAAACCTCTCTTGTTTAAGATAACGTAGCGATTAAAAACGAAAACTATAGCCAAGAAAGATTCCAACATTATAGGGGCTGATGGCAGATTGTCCATTAAGGCTAGCGCTAGGCATGCCCTTGTTGTAGGTAAAGGCTAAGACATCGAGGGTGGTGCGTACGCCAAATTGGATAAACTGATTCTCTACTGTTTGCATGGAAAAGCCAAGTTCAGCGATGAGGTTTAATCCCACGTAGAGCTTGCCGTTGTCGATAGAACCGCGCTCCGTTTGGTTGTTGATGGTCTGCTTGTAGGTTGGTTTGGTGTTGAGCGTAGGCCCTAATCCGATGCCAGCAATGAGGCTATAGCGATCGTCGGCAAAGGCCATGCGTCCTTTCATCATGATGTCTAGGGCAAAGGTGTGAAAATTTACCTTGGTCTTACCGATTTCGCTGCCATCGATATCTTTCTCGGCGAGCGAATAGCTACGAAAGAGGCTAAAGTGCCCTGCCACGCCTAAAATGATGTAATC is a window of Entomospira culicis DNA encoding:
- a CDS encoding GNAT family N-acetyltransferase, coding for MDINIYRRVRDRKALLVALKETWALHAYFPDAKRPMLVYELFFDMALLASCWVDVAVVDGQPVGLLAGVLKHHQPVACRLYNFLASIAFYTKFAFILLTHQLGKPRFVLHQLREVYSLEAMCKLHKDPHDAQIELFYLHPKARGHGAGRALMKNFVAYAKTHRARSIALWTDISCSYTFYDNYGFSRDASFFSPILAEPEKGQDNGFVYTLKIEDKE